TCTCCCCACCCCAGACATCCATCCCTGTGTCATATGTACCAAGATACTCAAAATACTTCTTACTAACTGCAAATAGCCCACCAGCCATAGTTGGGGATCTAATTGGGTCAGTTTTAGATTTCCATCTTTGACGTTCATGTTCAGGCACGGAATGCCACTGAAATGTCAATCGCCAGTCAAATCCCCCAATCATGGGCTCACCCGTCTGCATGTAGAATTCAAATGTATTCCAATCAATGGTATCTATAACAGGACAAATGATCACAGTCTCGTTCTCAGCAATCCTCTCTAAAAGTGGTTCCAGCCAACCAGAGTTACACTCACAATGACAGTCTAGAAATGTGAGGACATCACCAGTAGCAAAGGTAGCTCCAATTAAGCGTGCACGAACCAGTCCTTCTCGTTTGCTGGTTCTTATCAAACGAACTCTTTTCAGGTTACTAATGTACTTTTCAAGTTCAGCCTTCAGATATATTTTATCGCTCAAGTCATCCACTAGTATAATTTCTTTTAGAAGTACTGCAGGAGATGTTTCAAGAACGCTGTGAATTGTCCGCAGTAAGGTTGACCAAGCTTCATTATAGAAAGCAATTATAACGGATGTAGTTGGAAGTTTTCTATAGTTGTAAGATTTGGCTTTACATTCATACATTCGATTGTCCTGTATGTGACGATGTAGAGATATTTTGTCACTCAAATAAATATTAATTGCatatttttcaatcagctcttcTTCAAGTTTCTTTTCCTCAGGAGTCAATTGTGGACGAGCGGCCTTACCCCATTCTCCTGGCGCAGAAGAATCAGGAGGGGATTTTTCATAAACTGGACGAGCCAAATCCTCTGCTTTTTCTGCTCTATTAGAAAAGtgcctctcccatctcccattggTGACGCTGTCTCCGGTGGAGGAGGCATGGAAGGTAGAAACAGACAGCTCCACTACGAAGTAGGCAACCATCAAGAGGCCAAGCAACAGGCAGCTTCTGACAAGCCAAGTCCATCTTCTGGCCAGACGGATCCTCATTGCAAGCGATTAAACCAGCCGCGGGCAGACGAGAGAGCTGTAAGTTCTTGCAACGCTCTGCCCCTTCCTGGCACTGCCGGGAGCCACGGACGGGCAGCAGTTCCGGGCTCagactgctggggaggggggcgggagggtTGCAGAAGGTCCTCTTCTTCCCGGATATAGAGTCCGGAGCGGGGATGCGGAGGAGCAAAAAAAACAACGAAGCAgcgtccctcccccggcccctccccgcctcctgtGCAGAACGCCCCCGCCACAGCTCTCTCGTGCCTTActtcctcctctctgtccccaggACAAACCCCTCCCTCGGGCACTCTCCCTCCGCCTTGTGGTTTGCTTAAAAAGTTGTCGCTTAAGAAAGGGGCAGGGAGCCCTTGGCCCGTCCGACCCAGAGAAacgcctctcccctcccaccctgtgcgccagccccgcccccgtcagCCCCATCCGACGGGGGCCGGAGCTAGACCCGCAGCCACACAAGCACGCTTCTCCGGAAGCCGCTGAGAAACTTTCCTCAGTCATCCCGGAGAGCAAACACCGCCTCCTGCCCAAGCGACAACCTGTAggggccaccccccccccgtagcCATCCTCTCGCTCTTCCTCCTCCGTGTGCTCCAGCGGCACTGTACCCTCCTCCCCATTGAGTACAGTCCCGTAGCAGGAGCTGGGCGTCTGGATCCTACGCAAAGCGTTAAGCACAAGCTGGCACTCTAACGCGCAACCAAAGGTAACAAACTCACCAAGTGCCGTGGTGGTCGGGCTGAAGTCAACGCCGGTGACTGCAGCTTTATGGCCTTTAAAGGGACGAATTAAGATAGGATCCTCCTGGAGAAGAAGTTGTAATATCTGAGAACCCTCTCAGTTTTGAGTCACCACCTGATTTTTGTTCTCTATGTCAACCCGGAACTCGACATGTTAAGATCACACCAAGATCAATATTGAAAGGAGGTAGCTTCTCTCAGATACAATTTATAGATTCTGGGAAAGCAGCAGCGCCTTAGCCCAGAATAAAACTTCCTTCCATTATAAtaatagtggggaaggagagtacTGCAAAGCATCCTAAAAGCTAGAACGCTGCTCAAGGTTGCATTACTCTGAGAAGTGCGGTGACAGCCAAGAGGCCCAGGCATAAGTGCTGGTCTCTAGATGTTGACATGGAGAAAAATCCCGAGAAGACAGGCCCTACAGAATGTCCCTATAGCACAGATGTTCCCGAGCAACAACCCGCCGCCCGTGTGGAATCCGGCCCTGGATGGCAGTAAAACGCCCTGCAACAAACAGGACTGATATAGCAAATCATATGCAAGgccaccctcctgctcccctttAAGGGAGTGTAACTTCTCTGACAAATCAGAGTGAGAGGGCGTTTTGAATGTGTTTTGATTTGGTTACCGCAAACGAAAACCCTGGAACAGCTGTTGGACGCCCCCCGCTCTCCCTGTTTCAAGGGCAGGGGTTTTCCATTGGCAGAGCGAGCTGTGACAAACTTTTCCCCGTTCTCTTTGGGCTCCAGGCCCCTTTCCAGTTGGCCAGTTCGCTCACTGAGGAGCGTCCATCACCGATCTGCCCAGCTCCCCAGACGCCCATCACCGTGACAGCTGAGCGCTGCCCTTAGCGGTAACAGCAGGAGTAGAGGAAAAGAAGGGGCACTAGCGGGGCTTGTCGCCTCCCCTGGGAGCGGCGGGTGGCCGGGTTACGTGCTCCAATGCCGCGGCGCTGCCCCGCACGCCCCGGGGGGCAACTTGAACCCAGAGCTCGGCCCGAGACAAGCGGGTCCCGGTGGAGAAGGGGCAGCGCATGGGGCGGGGCCAGAAGGCGCGGACCCCAGCCTACTCCGCCGCTTGGTGCCCAGCTGGAGACACGCTCATCAGTTCGGGGCCTGGCGGGCGGCTGCCCGGGGCTCCCCCAGCGCGCACAACAGAGCGACCGGGTCCCTCTGCCCCAGGAACGGGGCTCGGCGGGCAGCGTCTCCCCAGGCCCGCCCGCTCCCTTACCAGCACAGACGCCATGGGACAGGGGTCCGGCGCGCCCGCTCCAGGCGCTGcgatcccctgccctgaaacaccAGCAGCCGCGCCGCGGCCCAGTCAAACCCCCCGCGCTCCAGACCCGACTAGCTGAGTCCCGAATTCGACCCCAGCGGCAGCCCCTGCCTGGCTGCGGGCCCCATCCAACCCTGTAAGCGCGGCGCCGAGTTTAGAGCCGCATCCATGTGATAGGCACTCGATTcgcccttaaagggacagtgaGCCCCCCCTCCCAGTTGCTTGGTTACCATGAGCGTCCATGTCCCACTCTCTGCGCAGGCCTCTCCCTCAGGACCACGCCCCCAGAGGGGCACGCGCGCTACAGCTCTAGTCCCTGGCCTGCCGCCGCCCTCGCTGCAGCGCGGGCTCCTCTGCCTCAGCAGCACGAGCCCAGCGGGACTGAACGCCCAACGGTGCGTGCGCTGCTGACCCGCCGCCCGGGGGAGGAGCGGGCCGAGCCAGCTTTGGGGAGCTGCACTCAGGGGGGAACCACCTTCCTTCCTAGCGCCTTAAGATTCAGGGAGCGTTAGAGTCAAATCCCCTCGTATTAGCCATGCTCCATCCGTGTTGTGGAGAGGGAGCTGTTGGGCGGGGAAAGGCCCTTTCCTGGGGGCTGGGCCGTGGCTTCCTCGCCAGGCTTGGAAGGATGAGATTTGTACGGTAAATGTGGGCAAATGTCGGTGAATTTAAATTTCACGCGCAGGGTTGAAAAAAGACATTCATCTGCACCAATCAAAGCGTAGGACAGGCAAAGTAAGCAAAATGCTGCTTGAGGACAAGAGCTTAATTGAAGGCTATTcactttgtatattttaacaGGTAgtattgacagtttgtgttttaacagttataaagctttaacttttaaaatctcactgttcattgtcattaaataactgtcttcccccataatttcccacaactgtgaaaattgtattcaattttttaaaaatgcttaacattaaaaaaaaatgaattctgccaaaACTACTTCTACCTGAAGAAGTATGATGCTGAATGAACTCCACATGGGAATCTGCTGCGCAGTAGCCGATTTCAGGGGCTTGCAGGTTGGTTTCCCCTTATAGAAGAAATCAGTGATGCAGAATCTAAGTATTTTAAATAGGGTTACTTATTTTAATTTACACTAAAATCAATATCTCAAAGATTGAGGTGATCAGAAATTACAGTAATAGAGGAGGGCATATAAATCCTCAAAGACAGATTTACACCACTCCTTGAACAAAGGCAGTCAAGCAGCACACAAGCAACCCCTTCTTTCACCAATACCCAGGGAGAAATTCTAACCCAAAAACTGACTAGTTAGAGACACGAAGATAGATCAACCTTTCCTGCTGcttgctttcctgcagctcctcccCAAAAGAAACATTGCAAAactaacagcagcagcatttcttCAAGACTGAACAGTACTtgtccaataaaaaaaaacattaaacctACAGGTAACACTCCTAGCTACTGACTCTTGCCATAAAAATATGTATAGAAATGGCTGAAAATGGGCAGAATCCAAAATTTGTTTACCCATCATTTAATGGGCTATGGACTGAATCAGATCACAAAAACTCCTTCTCCCAGATGTTGCATTCCTTAAAGCCAGACAGGAAGAAATGGATAAACCCCGAATAGAGCAATCACGAAGGAGACTGCTTACTGATCtcaaggaaaggagaaaacactTACAGAAAAGGTAATGTAATATAGGCTAGCTTAGTACGCTTTTATTCTATACGATTTACTTTTCTGTATTTTCTATGACAAATATTATTGCTCTGTTTAAGTAATTGGAACTGGTGGCTGTTACTGAGGAGATTCCCCAACAGAAGAAATGAATCAATGCTAAAAGGAGGAGGGGTTGCACCTTGAGCATTTGATAAAGCATAGATAAAGGGTGAGATGGGGCTTAAAATTGTTCTGCCAGGATATGGGAAGGCTAGGGACCAAGAAAAGGGCAAGATTTGGGAGGACCTTGGGTTGCATCGTAGTTTCCTATTGGTCATTTTATGAATCTCATTTTCATGGTAAACATTTATGAAATCTTTGGGGCTTCTGTAAACAGATTTGGCAAACTTTCATATTTGCACTGAGAATTTTAGTTAGAAGCTCTTTCTAAAATAACACATTATTTGTTATTTGATATTTTGGTAGAGACAAATAAGGTGAGCTTATTATGGAGTGGCAGTAACCACTTCATAGTTTGGGCTAGTTTCCAATTACAAGCCTGATTTTcaaccccttctctctccccacacacagctacCCCCAAAAAAGTTAATCCTCCTAAAATTTCACATACTACATCTCATCCTAGTCAGGAAATTTAAATTTTGGCTCATATCACTACAATGGTTTGGTCTATAAACTTCATGTTTCTTTCAATTTGTTGACCTTGGTGGGCTTTGGGAGTGGGTGGTTGTGGGGGAGAGCAGAAGATAccaaaggccaagattttcagaaacttTTGATTTTCCTAATGATTCTGGGTATCCAACTTGAGACCTTAAGGGATCCAAATTGTAAGAAAGGGCTGATCACCtctcctctgaaaatctggctcctttAAAAGGTGTCCCAAGTTGGATACTAAAGCTcattggtcacttttgaaaatcttggtgtcATAGTTATGGGACTAGCTGCACTTCAGGCCTCTGAGTGCAGCCCCACAAACAGTGTACTGTAGCTCAAAGCCTGGTCTATAAACCAGGCTTGCCCTGCAGGGCTGACAGTGTTTGGGTACCTGCACAGTTCTTCCCTTAAGGAGGCTGTAGTTGGTTGTATACAAtgagacagccttcttaaaaccagAATATTATTTAATAGTAGGAACAAAGcagttaaaattttaaaaaggattttaagAAGACGTGTAGACTATTGATCTTACCTAAAGGCTTCCGTTCCCATCCCCTGATTGTATCCTAGGCAGGACTAACTTCTTCAGGCCCCCTTAGTGGAGTGTCACGTGTCTCAGTCTGTTTCCCCTAAACAGCTACCCTGGGTCGAATGTTCCCTTTTAAACCCACCAGAGTTCTTTTGATTGCCTGGGATCATATGCCTTTTCCTGTCCTGGTCCAAAGCACTTTTGTAAGGTAGCTAAAGGGGAGGCAAAAATCAAAGCTAGTAGTCTAGGCATTGTCCCTTAACAATTCTCCCTTCACCTTCTCCCCCTATACCCCCCGACACACTTTAGCCTCCAGCCCTCCACCCACCTGCCAAGTTTTGTGCAACTCATGTCTTATCCCAGTTTCTGCTCGCTGCAAGGTTTATTGGCCTTAAGCTGAAGTTTACAGTCATGTGCAAATTATTTCATGAGCTAATTTACATAAAATGTTACATGGATCTGCATAAAACTTGGAAGCTATGAATATGACTAGGAAGCAGAGGTAGGGGTCTTAAGGAGTAGAGGGAAGAGTGTTCCTTCTCGAGAACTGGGAAATTGTATTCCCCTGCTCAGCAATGGGGATCTGTCCTCTTACCTCCTAAATTTCAGCTGACtacagagaaaggaagagaagtaGCAGAGGAGAGTGGCTGTTGCAGGCCTCACCAGTGGTGtagtggtaaaaaaaaataagtggGTAGACTAACAAACTCTGTTTACCTGCGTTTACCTATAACTACAATACTGTGCCTCTCAACTTCACCACCACCCTGCTTGCAGGCTATTGATTAGCGAAGCATCTCAGTAGGCTTGAGGCAGCAGCAATGTCTCTTGGCTTGCCTCtgtctgcccttcccctcccctggtaGGCAGGCAGGGGGTTGAAGAAGCGGACACTTGTTCACAGCCAGCTCAACTCTTACCCTGCCTGagctcctcttcccttcccagctAGCTCTGTGTCACAATAGGGCAGAGTTAGGAACCTGCCGGCTGCCTGAGTAGACAATGAGCTGTGCAGATTGGAGAATggagtcccagctgctggcctgccaGCAGGCCGCAacttcttctccttcccccttgGGAGACAGATACAGTGAGTAAGTTGGAGAGGAGGAAGCCTTAGGGATGGGCAAAGCATGGATGAAGAGGGGCACTTGGGAGACAAAGCCTTTGGGATGGAGGTGCTCATTTGTGTGAATAGATGGGGAACAGAAGGTGTAGGCGAGGGAGATTGGGCAGGGTGGGGAAGATCTGGAAGAGTTGTGAACATGGGTGTCTGGATTgaccccggagccctgggagAAGCAGAGCAAAAGAAAATAGGGAAAACATGAGGGACAGGGGGGGTCATAAAGCAAAGTGAGATCATGGGAGGCAGAGTGGTGGACCATCATAGGTGTAAATTTGAACTCTTTGGGGTAGAAGAATATTAGGTGTTGGGTAGAGGGACTGGAGGATTTTGGAAGCTGAAATAGAAGGATAGCTGAAAAGAAAGACTGACGAGGAAAAAGAGctgcccctccctttcccctgcatGGATGGCACAGATAGTTTCCCAGTCCACTAAGGAGCAAGGAGAAGTATGTCCTGAACAGTGAAGAAAtgggttccctcagcctcccagtGCAAATGTCTGTAGAATAAAAAAGGCAGTCCTTAGCTTTCTGCACAAGgtcagaggaagggggaaagggaCAAATTCCTAAAGTCCCTGTGAGACTGGCTGTAGTTCTATCAGAGTTGAGGTGTTTGGGTAGATAGGGGCCTCCACGGTCAGTTcttattgctttgaaagagacaCTTGGTCCAAAATTCAGAAACAGCAGGAGCTCTGCCTCTTTTACTGATAAAAACTCTttcaaggccaatgggggcagcgggaagccgtggccagcacatccctcggcccgcgctgcttcccgcagcccccattggcctggagcggcgaaccacggccagtgggagccatgatcggccgaacctgcggacgcggcaggtaaacaaactggcccagcccgtcagggtgcttaccctggcgagccgcgtgccataggttgctgacccctggtctagggccTTGAATGTGCATGTGAGCTCCCCCAAAGCAGTGCATGATAGTAAGGTAAACTAAAGTTATACACAAAGAGCTGGCAAATATACATAATAAATGAAAGTATTTGTTCccctctcatttaaaaaaaaaagaaagagtaaTCAGAGATTATTGGTAACAAAATTTATAATAATTCTGTCAATTCTCATATTTGCCTATGTCCTTTTAAGGTTCAGAATGATTCTTCTGTGATACAAAAGTGCCATCTACTGTACCAAGTTATTGCACAGCTTCGATGGCAGTAATAAATGATGCCTCAAAAAATAGCATCAAAATACTATGTTTCAGTTGGCAGTCACTCCAATAGCTGTGTGGAAGTGCCTCAGGTACTGAGTGAAAATGGTTCGTTTTTGCTAGAAGTGTTAGTCCAACATGAAAATCCTCATTATGAATGAGAAAGTCACCACGTAAAAAATGTcttttcccaaacttgggaacAAAAGCATTGTTTTAATGGCTGACATCCCTAGGGAaaactgtattttatatataaacattcAAAAAAACTATGCTAAATgaaaaggttgcaaagtcaaacactcaagttaggaaagaacagaactaaggttgcctgtgtaaccttaCATTTTGCCACCTTATGCATATACAGTAGgataaaaaatgttaattacTGATCACATACttttcatgtaattaaagactactATAATACATACCCACAAGGtggctgaattaaagttgcagaGGCAACCTTAAGTCAGTCCTTTCCTAGCTTGAGTGTTTTACTTTGCAACCTTATTTAtctttttatagattttttttaactgtagttccctaatttttaaaacaaaattgaaatatCAGAAATCCTATTATGTGGAACCATATTGACCCCCAAATTTGGTCACCAGCAGGGGTCAGACCTTTAGAGCGCAGCATAGTTTTAACAGAGTAACTGGTAGCAGCAGTAGGTTGAGTATATGGTTAGGCACTAGAGGGGGTGCGACGCGCTTTGCCAGTGAGTTTCAGAGCTGTTTGCTGACAAAGGAATGCAGAGattcaagactcctgggttcagttccaagCTCTAGAGGGGACTGTGCACTCATGGTTATAGACCCCTGGCTCCCTCTCCCTTACTCCCAGCTCCTATGCTAGTTGCCCCACTCCTGTATACCCCTCAagtccctggctgctgctccttctcctgcctctcatcctctggctcctacatatAGAATTGAATACAGCTATCAGAGCCCGGCTCATTCCAGATATTTTTTAATATGCCACACATGTCAGTATCATTTGTAGCTCATggttagcacacacacacacacacacacacacacacacacacaggccattCCCCTGCACAATTCTCCTCCACCACCCTTTCTCCTCCATTTACAAAgtttaggctccaatcctgcagtgAGCGCCACGTGGGCAGATTCATGTGTGTTCCTGCAACCCCACTGAGGGCCTCAGTCTGTTAAAAGAAATATCTCTTATttcttctcattttcttctgataTGGTACTggagattgttttttaaaataaaagacatCAGCTTGAAGACAAAGTTTCCATTTCAAAATTGCATGTAGTAGTATTACTTGTAATATCTGAGATTTttataaaacacaaaaaacaaattttctcCTCCACCCCAAGTTTGTTTTCTTGCTTTGACATAAAGTGCTGTCAATGCAGTTTCTCTATTATGTCTTGCATTGCTCATGTGCCTCTTCTGGCCAGGCCCTGTGAAAGGGTGTTCAACAGCAGAAGAGCTGAAACTGAAAAAATAGCAGGTAGGTGTATGCAGAGATgaaggggagggagaagcaggtGTGCTTCTGAACATTTGGTGCTGCTCCTGTCTAAAAAACCCTTATAAACATCAGCATGAAGCAGGAAAGGAGATTTCCATGTTTTGAAAAGGTCAGAACATACTATTTAAAGGGAGCTCCCTGAACATTTATTTTTGGAAATTAAAGAACTCctgttgacagtgtccctttaagagttTTCAAAAGGGAATGGAATTTAGGCCATATTTCTTCTAATTCCCCTTTCACAGCTGTTTTGATGGAGGGTAAGTAACTTTCAGCCTTaacatttaggccttgtctacactggcaagtttctgcacgtAAAGCaactttctgcgctgtaactcccaaAGTGGACACACTGCCATGCAGTGTGCAGAAACTATGCAGTTgtagcgctgtaaaaaaaccaccccaacaagagacgtacagctttctgcgcaggggctacagtgctgcagtgccagtgtagacaccatggttGATTACAGTGCTGCAGTTGGCCTGTGGGAGGCCCACAATGCCTGTttttgcctctctggtcatcggtttgaactctactgccctaccTTCAGGTGACCAATCATCATCAtccccaccctgtaaattcctttggaattttgaaagtcgccttcctgtttgctcagtgatgtgtgcagtggtctcagcgcatctttccaggtggccatacctgctccatgcaccaggcaatcccccacttggagcaatgccgagctgctggacctcatcagcatttggggagaggaggatgtCCAGTCCCAACTGCGCTCCAGCTATAGGAATTATGATGCccacggacagatttcacgatgcatgacagaaaggggccatgaccgggacacactgcagtgcagggtcaaagtgaaggagctgcggaatgcctaccacaaggtaTGGGAGGCAAACTGCCACTCCGGTGCTACATCCACGAGCTGCCGATTTTACGACGAGCTGGATGTGATGTTTGgcagcaaccccacctccactgcgaagatcactgtggatacttcggtgacTCACGTGTCAGTCGAAAGTGGACCGAGgcaggaggaaatcttggatgaggatgtggagggggacccagagggagaGGATGACtctgaggtcagagatgcatgcagccaggagctcttttctactccggaggaggctagccagtcacagcggtCAGATGTTGGCGAattgcaaacaggagaggaggcccctggtaagtggatttgattttgggaatcactgaagcgagttgttgggggaggaggattgcagaaagcaggcttgtctcccaccgcgTGCCTAGTCGGAGTggcagaacaggctgttgattgactccctcacttcacgggaatctcccgCAGagatctccagaaaactctcatGCAGATACTGAGCAAtccgctgccacaggttcttcggcagagctgcttaGTTTCTTGGTAACTTTCCTGCGCCACCGTGCTgtcacggggggaggggaggggaaccattgctgcacacaggcgagccgtataagggccagggcggaagccgcagtcttggagaagaccctcccttgattcactgcctaccctcagcagtgagatatcttccataaaggtcacatcctgtggaaagtctggggacaggaatgattatcaggcccaccctacagtgctggctctccccaagagccatgtgcccagtgtacagcaggatctgggaagagtgatttatcctgccctgccctgcagctactcacattttgggggtcttgtggctcatgtgtgcttgcctggggtcagccagttagtgacaggtgtgagaGTACtgcctgtgttttaaatcactgaatcagtgttgtgtgtgtgttgcaaacaatattgCTTCtgtaaatgttgcatttaaatttCACAGAGATGACATTGGGAGTCCTGCCTCACTCTTTGATATCAGCAGCTGAATGGCTGCgaagaattagaaagcagccaagaataactaaggaggactttctgcatgattTTATGATGCACTCCACCACCGAGAAACAGAAATTGAAGGAGTGATGGGACAGTGAGAAAAGGGACTGAAAAGAGAACGCGGtacgccagaatgaagccacagagCGACTCTTAAAAGTTATGGCGCGCCAAGCCGACACACTCTAggtgatactagctcttcaaaccgagcagtTCCGTGCCCACCCTCCGgtgcagccgctgtcgcaaaactctttcccatgctccaGCCACCGCCAACTCTCTTattaacctcctggctccagtctatacccgcagcattccactcctcccctctcacagtccagcactggggactcccactacccactgcacttgacacccatccctctgcagtttggccctgctgaagtacagtacccgctgcattgtactccaaaggagaagtttGGATACGATCCATAGACATACACAAACCTTTAGccgccccgggaccccacctcctcgtgggaccttcccttcccccaccaccctcGGTGTttatgggttttttgtttaaCTCTCTCCTCCAgtagttgttttttaataaaagagttGTATTGGTTTCAAAGAAATCTTTagtctattaattgaaagcaaacagagccctgcaaagcaacggacaattatgttaaaccttcatattgcatcatctgcaccaatcacaatcacttcctagcattacaagcactgcactcccgagcatagcaacaaatattagtggctttcagtttcaaattgctgcct
The Emys orbicularis isolate rEmyOrb1 chromosome 1, rEmyOrb1.hap1, whole genome shotgun sequence DNA segment above includes these coding regions:
- the GALNT4 gene encoding polypeptide N-acetylgalactosaminyltransferase 4, which encodes MRIRLARRWTWLVRSCLLLGLLMVAYFVVELSVSTFHASSTGDSVTNGRWERHFSNRAEKAEDLARPVYEKSPPDSSAPGEWGKAARPQLTPEEKKLEEELIEKYAINIYLSDKISLHRHIQDNRMYECKAKSYNYRKLPTTSVIIAFYNEAWSTLLRTIHSVLETSPAVLLKEIILVDDLSDKIYLKAELEKYISNLKRVRLIRTSKREGLVRARLIGATFATGDVLTFLDCHCECNSGWLEPLLERIAENETVIICPVIDTIDWNTFEFYMQTGEPMIGGFDWRLTFQWHSVPEHERQRWKSKTDPIRSPTMAGGLFAVSKKYFEYLGTYDTGMDVWGGENLELSFRVWQCGGTLEIHPCSHVGHVFPKRAPYARPNFLQNTARAAEVWMDEYKEHFYNRNPPARKENYGDISERKLVRERLKCKSFDWYLKNIFSNLHVPEDRPGWHGAIHSMGISSECLDYNSPEHNPTGTYVSLFGCHGQGGNQFFEYTSSKEIRFNSVTELCAEVLEQKDLIGMRNCPKDRSPIPENIIWHFKEDGTIYHPHSGKCLSAYRTSEGRPDVQMRTCSAADKNQIWKFEK